In a genomic window of Agarivorans albus:
- a CDS encoding chloride channel protein, translated as MANNFAFRSRSFFVYLFIGLFSSGLALLFSDLAHLNPNQFLDSPLPAYSLPFIAAICILLFERLFSRYKQVGLIFVVKAYHFDEGQLHWGNLIYQFAMGLLLTWGGYAVGIVGPACYLSAVVASNLSYSARLTEGQVRLSVACGTAAAVAALFNAPLAGTVIAYELVMRRFNWRSIATIAVVAATASVISQLHGGSMLTINLPPQSFEWHGLAQFALLGMLCGVFATLLVKLIRAMPKLNRNYAVTIAASVTALAGLLNPQWLGLEPITPNGLLYWELDLGQQHLWLLARIVLTTVALAFALPGGSLGPMLVIGGILGSIIGEVIPDSADLMLVIVGMGAMFGAVFRTPWAAFLLITEQTMQVEIVIPAIVACLCASAIAKYIFRSPSLIEQQLLNAQIRLINSPVLVKEENKTLDSEQLQQS; from the coding sequence ATGGCGAACAACTTTGCTTTTCGCAGCCGCAGTTTTTTTGTTTACCTGTTCATAGGTTTGTTCTCCAGTGGCTTAGCATTATTGTTTAGTGATCTCGCCCACCTCAACCCTAATCAGTTTCTTGATTCGCCCTTACCAGCTTATTCACTGCCCTTTATTGCAGCTATTTGTATTCTGTTGTTTGAGCGCTTATTTAGTCGTTACAAACAAGTGGGTTTAATTTTTGTGGTGAAGGCATATCACTTTGATGAGGGGCAGCTGCACTGGGGTAACCTGATATACCAGTTTGCTATGGGCCTGCTATTAACGTGGGGTGGCTATGCTGTGGGAATCGTAGGCCCAGCCTGTTATCTAAGTGCGGTTGTTGCCAGTAACTTGTCTTACTCCGCGCGCTTAACCGAAGGTCAAGTACGCTTAAGTGTTGCATGTGGCACTGCCGCGGCAGTAGCGGCTTTATTTAATGCGCCATTGGCCGGTACGGTGATAGCTTATGAGTTAGTCATGCGTCGCTTTAACTGGCGCTCTATCGCCACCATTGCGGTGGTGGCAGCAACAGCAAGCGTTATATCGCAATTACATGGTGGAAGCATGTTAACAATTAACCTGCCTCCACAGTCTTTTGAATGGCATGGTTTAGCGCAGTTTGCCTTACTCGGCATGTTGTGTGGTGTATTTGCTACTTTGCTGGTTAAGCTTATTCGCGCCATGCCTAAACTTAACCGCAACTATGCAGTAACTATTGCGGCTAGTGTGACCGCTTTAGCAGGGCTACTAAACCCTCAATGGTTAGGTTTAGAACCTATTACGCCAAACGGTTTACTTTATTGGGAGTTAGACCTTGGCCAACAGCACCTCTGGTTATTGGCTAGGATCGTCTTAACCACTGTAGCTCTAGCCTTTGCCCTACCCGGTGGCAGTTTAGGCCCCATGTTGGTAATTGGCGGTATTTTAGGCAGTATTATTGGCGAGGTTATTCCTGATAGTGCAGACTTAATGCTCGTTATAGTAGGTATGGGCGCCATGTTTGGCGCAGTATTTCGCACCCCCTGGGCAGCGTTTTTACTCATTACCGAACAAACCATGCAGGTTGAAATTGTTATTCCAGCCATAGTGGCGTGTTTGTGCGCCAGTGCCATTGCCAAATATATCTTCCGTTCACC